The following are encoded together in the Zingiber officinale cultivar Zhangliang chromosome 8A, Zo_v1.1, whole genome shotgun sequence genome:
- the LOC122012457 gene encoding bidirectional sugar transporter SWEET4-like, which translates to MTISAETIRTVVGIIGNGTALVLFFSPLPTFRRIWKSRSVEQFPAAPYLATLMNCLLWVLYGLPLVHPHSMLVITINGCGLLIELSYVVIYLCFSNRRQRLQVLGVLFLEIAFVAVIAILVLTLFHTHGQRSLVVGVLCVIFGTVMYAAPLSVMKEVIKTKSVEFMPFSLSLASFINGACWTAYALIRFDLFITIPNGLGVAFAVAQLLLHIIYHKSTVRQIEERKKLENGIAKPNGNHEADLELGTKTNGVKNGSS; encoded by the exons ATGACAATCTCAGCCGAAACCATTCGCACTGTGGTCGGAATCATCG GGAACGGGACGGCCCTTGTGCTCTTCTTCTCGCCCCT GCCTACGTTCCGAAGGATATGGAAGAGCAGGAGCGTGGAGCAGTTTCCGGCGGCACCGTACCTGGCGACGCTGATGAACTGCTTGCTGTGGGTGCTTTACGGGCTGCCGCTGGTGCATCCGCACAGCATGCTCGTCATCACCATCAACGGCTGCGGCCTGCTCATCGAGCTCAGCTACGTCGTCATCTACCTCTGTTTCTCCAACAGGCGGCAGCGCCTCCAGGTCCTCGGCGTGCTATTCCTCGAAATTGCCTTCGTCGCGGTCATCGCCATCCTAGTGCTCACGCTCTTCCACACCCACGGACAGCGCTCGCTCGTCGTCGGCGTGCTCTGCGTTATTTTTGGCACCGTCATGTACGCCGCCCCTTTGTCCGTCATG AAAGAGGTGATAAAGACGAAGAGCGTGGAATTCATGCCCTTTTCACTGTCCCTAGCTTCCTTCATTAATGGAGCATGTTGGACAGCCTATGCCCTCATTCGCTTTGACCTCTTCATCACT ATTCCGAATGGGTTAGGAGTGGCATTTGCAGTGGCTCAGCTATTACTGCACATTATCTACCACAAATCAACAGTGAGAcaaatagaagagaggaagaagctgGAAAACGGAATTGCCAAGCCAAATGGAAACCATGAAGCTGATCTAGAACTCGGCACCAAAACTAATGGTGTCAAAAATGGCTCCAGTTAA